A single genomic interval of bacterium harbors:
- the rpsG gene encoding 30S ribosomal protein S7, producing MMRRAPAEKRTIEPDPVFRDVLVSQIINQVLLKGKKEKARKIVYQAMEIVSRRSGQDSLVVLKRAVDNLRPQVEVRSRRVGGSSYQVPVDVRPRRASTLAVRWLVGFARRRREHTMAQRLANEILDASKHTGLAIKRKEDLHKMAESNKAFAHYRW from the coding sequence CTGATGAGACGAGCACCGGCCGAGAAACGGACCATCGAGCCCGATCCCGTATTCAGGGACGTCCTGGTGAGCCAGATCATCAACCAGGTCCTGCTCAAGGGCAAGAAGGAGAAGGCCCGCAAGATCGTCTACCAGGCCATGGAGATCGTCTCGCGGCGGAGCGGGCAGGACTCGCTGGTGGTGCTCAAGCGAGCGGTGGACAACCTGCGTCCCCAGGTCGAGGTGCGGTCCCGGCGGGTCGGGGGGAGCTCCTATCAGGTGCCGGTCGACGTCCGGCCCCGGCGGGCCTCCACGCTGGCGGTGCGCTGGTTGGTGGGGTTCGCCAGGCGGCGGAGAGAGCACACCATGGCCCAGCGCCTGGCCAACGAGATCCTCGACGCCTCCAAGCACACCGGCTTGGCGATCAAGCGCAAGGAAGACCTCCACAAGATGGCGGAATCCAACAAGGCCTTCGCCCACTACCGCTGGTAG
- a CDS encoding DUF1028 domain-containing protein has product MTYTILGCDSTTGRVGIGIATHSIAAGGYCQVVRSGVGAIASQAYADPRLLPVATDMLERGLSPAEVVTGLADVDPDYAFRQTAVLTPDGVAAAHTGDRTGHWSGHVIGDGYIATGNSLMGEGVVEAMADAFESAAGSPVEDRLVAGLEAGRDAGGQVGDYYERSATLVVAETDTFPDIDLRIDFHASDAVGELRSLLHVYRPYLHIYNHVRTKEPRQAVGMTYEEWNPLPPEG; this is encoded by the coding sequence ATGACCTACACGATCCTCGGATGTGACTCTACGACGGGCCGCGTCGGCATCGGCATCGCCACCCACTCGATCGCCGCCGGCGGGTACTGCCAGGTGGTCCGGTCCGGCGTCGGCGCGATCGCCAGCCAGGCGTACGCCGACCCCAGACTGCTCCCCGTGGCAACCGACATGCTGGAGCGCGGCCTCTCTCCCGCGGAAGTCGTGACCGGGTTGGCCGACGTTGATCCCGACTACGCCTTTCGCCAGACCGCAGTGCTGACCCCGGACGGGGTCGCCGCTGCGCACACCGGGGACAGGACAGGCCACTGGTCCGGCCACGTCATCGGCGACGGCTACATCGCCACGGGGAACTCCCTCATGGGCGAAGGGGTGGTCGAAGCGATGGCCGATGCGTTCGAATCGGCGGCGGGTAGTCCTGTGGAGGACCGCTTGGTGGCCGGCCTGGAGGCCGGTCGCGATGCCGGAGGCCAGGTCGGGGACTACTACGAGCGCTCGGCCACGCTGGTGGTGGCCGAGACGGACACGTTTCCCGACATCGATCTGCGCATCGACTTCCACGCGTCCGACGCCGTCGGTGAGCTTCGCTCCCTGCTCCATGTCTACCGGCCGTACCTGCACATCTACAACCACGTCCGCACCAAGGAGCCTCGACAAGCCGTCGGGATGACCTACGAAGAGTGGAATCCGCTTCCCCCGGAAGGTTGA
- the rpsL gene encoding 30S ribosomal protein S12: MPTIQQLVRQGRKPKARKEKTPGLAGSPQRRGVCTRVYTITPKKPNSAMRKVCRVRLTSGIEVTAYIPGEGHNLQEHSIVLVRGGRVKDLPGVRYKVIRGTLDAAGVDDRRQARSRYGTKKGR; this comes from the coding sequence TTGCCCACCATCCAGCAGTTGGTGCGCCAGGGCCGGAAGCCCAAGGCGCGCAAGGAGAAGACTCCGGGCCTGGCCGGGTCGCCGCAGCGACGTGGTGTCTGCACCCGCGTCTACACGATCACACCGAAGAAGCCCAATTCCGCGATGCGCAAGGTATGCCGGGTTCGCCTGACCTCGGGGATCGAGGTGACCGCCTACATCCCCGGAGAGGGACACAACCTCCAGGAGCACTCGATCGTCCTGGTGCGCGGGGGAAGGGTCAAGGACCTGCCGGGAGTTCGCTACAAGGTCATCCGGGGCACGCTCGACGCGGCCGGGGTCGATGACCGCCGCCAGGCCCGGTCCCGCTACGGAACCAAGAAGGGCCGCTGA
- a CDS encoding oxidoreductase, with protein MDFDADVLAAPLELPCGVVLKNRLAKAAMSDSLADGAGRPTDQQVALYRRWSTGGAALSLIGEVQVDYRYPERPGNLVLWPGADDARLARLANVGSTDGAQIWPQLGHAGALAYGPISRPAGPSAFNMEGLECDALTRSAVDALPATYARAAAHARAVGFNGVEIHAGHGFLLSQFLSPLFNRRSDHYGGSIEARCRLLLAVVREVRAEVGSEFAIAVKINSSDQLEGGLDEDDALVAVSLLGDEGVDLIDISGGTYFPGAPASSDRRSWGPYFLEFARRARTVTDTPLMVTGGFKTRCQAAEAVATGAADIVGLARAMALDPDVAAKWLRQDGADPQFPRFESRPAGGVTAWFTMRLTALAYGDEDSFKPSLSEAIEAYEARDTDRVATWERTFGVRSRPATSSEEVSLTST; from the coding sequence GTGGACTTTGATGCTGACGTCCTTGCGGCGCCTCTCGAACTCCCGTGTGGAGTCGTGCTCAAGAACCGGCTGGCGAAGGCTGCCATGTCCGATTCGCTGGCGGACGGTGCTGGTCGTCCGACTGATCAACAGGTCGCGCTCTATCGGAGGTGGTCGACCGGCGGTGCGGCCCTGTCGCTGATAGGTGAGGTCCAAGTCGACTACCGCTATCCGGAGAGACCGGGGAACCTCGTCCTCTGGCCGGGCGCCGACGACGCTCGTCTTGCTCGGCTCGCAAACGTCGGGTCCACCGATGGCGCCCAGATCTGGCCGCAACTCGGGCACGCCGGCGCGCTCGCTTATGGTCCGATCTCTCGACCGGCCGGTCCATCGGCGTTCAACATGGAGGGCCTTGAGTGCGATGCGCTCACACGGTCCGCTGTCGACGCGTTGCCTGCGACCTACGCCAGGGCGGCTGCTCATGCCCGAGCTGTCGGTTTCAATGGCGTCGAGATACACGCGGGCCACGGCTTCTTGTTGAGTCAGTTCCTGTCGCCGTTGTTCAACCGTCGCTCCGATCACTACGGCGGGTCGATCGAGGCGCGGTGCCGGCTCCTGCTCGCCGTCGTGCGGGAGGTCCGCGCGGAGGTGGGATCGGAGTTCGCGATCGCAGTGAAGATCAACTCGAGCGACCAGTTGGAAGGCGGGCTGGATGAGGACGACGCCCTCGTTGCCGTGTCGCTTCTGGGAGACGAGGGGGTGGACCTGATCGACATCAGCGGTGGGACCTACTTCCCGGGCGCTCCAGCCAGTTCTGACCGACGATCTTGGGGGCCGTACTTTCTCGAGTTCGCCCGCCGGGCACGGACCGTCACGGACACGCCGCTGATGGTCACGGGTGGATTTAAGACTCGATGCCAGGCCGCGGAAGCCGTCGCGACCGGGGCGGCCGACATCGTCGGCCTCGCGAGGGCAATGGCCCTGGACCCCGATGTCGCGGCGAAGTGGCTTCGCCAGGATGGAGCCGATCCGCAGTTCCCCAGGTTCGAGTCGCGCCCTGCCGGAGGAGTCACCGCATGGTTCACCATGCGACTCACAGCGCTCGCGTACGGCGACGAAGACAGCTTCAAGCCTTCGCTCAGCGAGGCGATCGAAGCCTATGAGGCCCGCGATACCGACCGCGTCGCAACATGGGAAAGAACCTTCGGCGTCCGCTCGCGACCGGCAACATCGAGTGAAGAAGTGTCCCTCACCTCAACGTGA
- a CDS encoding aldo/keto reductase, with amino-acid sequence MRYRKLGRTGLEVSEVGIGTWGIGGLAWGERDDERSKQALHHALDLGVNFIDTAYGYGEGRSEELIGEVLVGRADVTPIVATKVPLETRVWPATDDMAVEDCYSPGWIRSCTEESLRRLGTDHIDLQQFHFWADSWTDQGQWAEAVSALKNEGKVRFFGVSTNDHEPDSVLRLLESGLVDTVQVIYNLFDQSAHERLLPRCEELDIGVIARSPFDEGGLTGALRSDTVFAAGDWRRGYFKGGRLAETVARAGAVAETLAGHAASLAEGALRFCLSHNAVSTVIPGMRSPAHVDQNCAVSDGRLLASEVVEKLRDHSWPRNFYADAW; translated from the coding sequence ATGCGCTACCGAAAGCTCGGGCGTACCGGGCTGGAAGTGTCGGAAGTCGGCATCGGGACGTGGGGCATCGGCGGGCTGGCTTGGGGCGAGCGAGACGACGAGCGGTCCAAACAAGCCCTCCACCACGCTCTGGACCTGGGCGTCAACTTCATCGACACGGCGTACGGATACGGCGAGGGCCGGTCGGAGGAGCTGATAGGCGAGGTCCTCGTAGGCCGAGCGGATGTCACACCCATCGTCGCTACCAAGGTCCCGCTCGAGACACGTGTCTGGCCCGCTACCGACGACATGGCGGTCGAGGACTGCTATTCACCGGGGTGGATTCGATCGTGCACGGAGGAGAGCCTGCGCCGTCTCGGCACCGACCACATCGATCTCCAGCAATTCCACTTCTGGGCCGACTCGTGGACCGACCAGGGCCAGTGGGCGGAGGCGGTGTCGGCGCTCAAGAATGAGGGCAAGGTCCGGTTCTTCGGGGTGTCCACCAACGATCATGAGCCCGATTCGGTGCTGCGCCTGTTGGAATCGGGACTGGTGGACACCGTCCAGGTGATCTACAACCTCTTCGACCAGTCGGCACACGAGCGGCTGCTGCCCCGATGCGAGGAACTCGACATCGGCGTGATCGCCCGTTCTCCCTTCGACGAGGGCGGCCTCACCGGTGCCCTCCGCTCCGACACTGTGTTTGCGGCCGGTGACTGGCGCCGCGGCTACTTCAAAGGCGGGCGCCTGGCCGAGACCGTGGCCCGCGCCGGGGCCGTGGCGGAGACCCTCGCCGGGCACGCCGCGAGCCTCGCCGAAGGCGCGCTCCGCTTCTGCCTCAGCCACAACGCGGTGTCCACCGTCATCCCGGGGATGCGCTCGCCGGCTCATGTGGACCAGAATTGTGCCGTCTCGGACGGGCGGCTGTTGGCGTCCGAGGTGGTCGAGAAACTGCGGGACCACTCGTGGCCTCGCAACTTCTACGCCGATGCCTGGTGA
- a CDS encoding aldolase/citrate lyase family protein — protein sequence MTELRRNRLRELLDADQASLGTHLISSWPSVVELVGLSGMFDYVEFVAEYGPYDLYALENLGRAVELFDHMSAMMKIEQEPRTYLAVRAIGSGIQNVLFSDPRTVEDVEECVSAVRAEAPESGGRHGVGLRRDVGLVLEAGTPAFVEALDQAVIALMIEKDAAVENLEDLLSVDGVDMVQFGPADYAMSIGLAGQLSHPRVREAEEHVISTALRMGIAPRAELRDREGAERYLDMGVKHFCVGTDVRILFDWFKDTGAGMLDLLGRDPPGRAHGSDSYR from the coding sequence ATGACCGAGTTGCGACGTAACCGGCTGCGGGAACTGCTGGATGCCGATCAGGCCAGCCTGGGGACCCATCTCATCAGTTCCTGGCCATCGGTCGTGGAGCTGGTCGGCCTGTCCGGAATGTTCGACTACGTGGAGTTCGTGGCCGAGTACGGGCCGTACGACCTCTACGCCCTGGAGAACCTGGGCCGGGCGGTCGAGCTGTTCGACCACATGTCGGCCATGATGAAGATCGAGCAGGAGCCGCGTACCTACCTGGCGGTCCGGGCGATCGGCTCGGGCATCCAGAACGTCCTGTTCTCCGACCCCCGGACTGTCGAGGACGTGGAGGAGTGCGTCAGCGCGGTCCGGGCCGAAGCCCCGGAGTCCGGCGGGCGCCACGGCGTCGGCCTCCGCCGTGATGTCGGGTTGGTGCTCGAGGCAGGGACTCCGGCCTTCGTGGAGGCCCTCGACCAGGCCGTGATCGCGCTGATGATCGAGAAGGACGCGGCGGTGGAGAACCTGGAGGATCTGCTCTCGGTGGACGGGGTGGACATGGTCCAGTTCGGCCCGGCGGACTACGCGATGAGCATCGGCCTGGCAGGACAGCTGAGCCACCCGCGGGTCAGGGAGGCAGAGGAGCATGTGATCTCCACCGCCCTCCGGATGGGAATCGCCCCGAGGGCCGAACTGCGGGACCGGGAGGGCGCTGAGCGGTACCTGGATATGGGCGTCAAGCACTTCTGCGTCGGGACCGACGTGCGCATCCTGTTCGACTGGTTCAAGGACACCGGCGCCGGGATGCTGGATCTCCTGGGCCGTGACCCACCCGGCCGAGCCCACGGATCCGACTCGTACCGGTAG